The following are encoded together in the Bubalus kerabau isolate K-KA32 ecotype Philippines breed swamp buffalo chromosome 3, PCC_UOA_SB_1v2, whole genome shotgun sequence genome:
- the LOC129647475 gene encoding olfactory receptor 2J3-like: MMMERINASSEDNFVLLVFSNWPQLELVLFVVILMFYLMTLIGNLFIIILSYLDSHLHTPMYFFLSNLSFLDLCYTTSSIPQLLINLWGPVKTISYNGCMIQLYFFLALGSTECVLLMVMSYDRYAAVCRPLHYTVLMHPRFCQLLAVACWVSGFTNSALHFLFAFWVPLCGHRQVDHFFCEVPALLRLSCVDTHANELTLMVTSSIFVLLPLILILSSYGAIAWAVLRMQSTTGLQKVFGTCGAHLMVVSLFFIPVMCIYLQPPSGNSQDQGKFIALFYTVVTPSLNPLIYTLRNKDVRGAVKRLVG; encoded by the coding sequence ATGATGATGGAAAGAATCAATGCAAGTTCTGAAGACAACTTTGTTCTACTGGTTTTTTCTAATTGGCCTCAGCTTGAGTTAGTTCTTTTTGTGGTTATCTTGATGTTCTACTTGATGACATTGATAGGCAACCTGTTCATCATTATCTTGTCATACCTGGACTCCCATCTCCACactcccatgtacttcttcctctcaaATCTCTCTTTTCTGGATCTCTGCTACACCACAAGCTCCATTCCTCAGTTGCTGATCAACCTCTGGGGCCCAGTAAAAACCATCTCTTACAATGGCTGTAtgattcaactttattttttccttgcatTGGGATCCACAGAATGTGTGCTACTGATGGTGATGTCCTATGACCGTTATGCAGCTGTGTGTAGACCCCTGCATTATACTGTCCTCATGCACCCTCGTTTCTGCCAACTGTTGGCTGTGGCTTGTTGGGTAAGTGGCTTTACCAACTCAGCACTTCACTTCTTGTTTGCCTTCTGGGTACCCCTGTGTGGACATCGCCAAGTGGACCATTTCTTCTGTGAAGTTCCAGCACTGCTTAGACTGTCATGTGTTGATACCCATGCTAATGAGCTGACCCTCATGGTCACGAGCTCCATTTTTGTTCTCCTACCTCTCATCCTCATTCTCAGCTCCTATGGTGCCATTGCCTGGGCAGTGCTAAGGATGCAATCAACAACTGGACTCCAGAAAGTCTTTGGTACATGTGGAGCCCATCTTATGGTTGTATccctctttttcattccagtcatgTGCATATACCTCCAGCCACCATCAGGAAATTCTCAAGATCAAGGCAAGTTCATTGCCCTGTTTTATACTGTTGTCACACCTAGCCTCAACCCTCTAATCTACACCCTCAGAAACAAAGATGTAAGAGGGGCAGTAAAGAGACTAGTGGGGTGA